Genomic window (Maylandia zebra isolate NMK-2024a linkage group LG11, Mzebra_GT3a, whole genome shotgun sequence):
GGCAGCTAACGGTAGCTCGTCCGTTTTAACGTCACAAACTcgctgtcatgctagctagcagcCTCAAAACGAGCTCTACAACGGAAAGCACGCAAAGACTTTAGTGTTAACCTACCACTTATGTAATTGGTCCACTTATACAGCATTCCTTCCATTATTTAATTGCGTGTTTTTCCCGTTCATTACTTGTTTATCACAACAGGACGTGATGCCCAGCTGACTGTAGCGACTCCATTGGGCCCGAGTGTGATTTTCGGAGTAACGTTCACCGCTTTGCATTCCAACTACGTCGATAAAAGTGCGTAAACTTTTTCGTGAATCTGCCACTAGCCGATCCTGAGCGTTACTATCGCCTTTCTTCACCACACCCCGCCCCCCTCCTTCGTCATATGGGTTTAAGTAGCCTAGGTGTGGATTGTAGTGATTGGCACATGGAAGCATCAATGAAAGAAGAGATTCTAAAGAAAGGGCGGGGCTTAGGAATGACGCTATCCAATTGCAGATGGAGGAGGGCAGACAGCTCAACAGTGGGTGCATTCGTCGCAGAAGTTGGGTGCCACGTATGGCATTCTTTACATGTCTTTATTTTAAATTCTGtagaaagagagagtgaaatTGAAGTTATCTCATCCACTTCTCATGAGTAAGTGCTGTTATCTATAAGTATGATCTTGTTTTCTCTCTGCTCGTTATTGGCATCACTGTTTGTGTTGGTCACTGGGGGAAAACTGCCCGAGCCCGAAGTGAAAATTGAGGTGATACACAAACCCTTCATGTGTCACCGCAAGTCAAAAAACGGAGACATGCTTCTTGTTCATTACGAGGGATTTCTGGAGAGTAATGGCACCATGTTTCATTCCAGGTAATAAATGTAACAGTGATGCATGTATTGCATATACTTTAGTCTCAACTGCTTATTAAAACTGTACGCCGCTGAACATGTGCAGCATCTCATATTTCTGCGTTTGTGCAGCTGTACAGTCAAACTCAACACTTATATCCTCACATAGTTGGCTGGCACTCACTTAACCCTCATTCCACTTACATTTGGCATATCAGTCCTCTGTATGGCATCCGGATATTGACTGCATGTCTCTTTTTGACTCCTGATAGCCGCAAACATGGGGATAAAAACCCTGTGTGGCTTACCCTGGGGATCCGAGAGGTGCTCAAGGGTTGGGATAAGGGTCTGCAGAACATGTGCACAGGGGAGCGCAGGAAGCTGACTGTACCTCCATCGCTGGCATATGGCAAGGAAGGAAAAGGTAACACAAACTATGTGCAACacatacagaaaaaacaaaacaaaacgttcCACTGTAACATCTCTGTCACTTGGACATTTTTATTGGTTTACAGGGAAAATTCCTCCAGGCAGCACCCTCATTTTTGACATTGAACTCATGGAGATTCGAAATGGGCCCAGGTCACACGAATCTTTCCGGGATATGGATCTAAATGATGACTGGAAGCTCTCCAGACTGGAGGTATCTGGCTAGCTAGCTTGCGATCTGTCTGCCTGGCTATCTGGCTATCTATTTTGTCATTACTATTTTCTCTCCACACCTTTCAGGTAAAAGAGTACTTGAAGAAGGAATTTGAGAAACATGGCTACTCACCCAACGACACACATCATGAAGTTATGGTGGATGACATCTTCAAAAACGAGGATGAAGATAAAGATGGGTTTATATCTGCCAGGGAGTTCACCTACCAGCACGATGAACTgtaaaagacttttttttttatcagtttttttaaaataatattttcacaCTATTTGAACTCCACTCTCATATTTTTGTGACTGAACTTGAAAATATCAGCTCGATGTCGtgttattttatattaaaaggactttttaatttatatttctaTTGTACATACACTGAAAATGCCACCACAAATGCATTTAGGTCACTGTTCTGGATTCATTAAActattattttgaaaataaaaaaaatctttgttaaTTTATCTTTACTACGTTTATAATTAATGCCCCGAAAAAGTATATTGTGACATAGCTGGAAGTAGCCATCAGGAAAATGGCACATTCTAGTCATAAAAGCATGATAatggtaggctgtggtgtttaaacaaggCTTTATTGTATTATTAAGAAAACAACCTGATCTGTTGATGCAAGGTATAGCCTATAATGTATGAATGCCACAAAACAATCAacactcatcagaccaggcaacgtTTTTCTAATCTTCTATCGTCCAATTTTTGTGAACCTATGCAAATTATAGCCTCAACTTCTCGTTTTCAGCTaacaggagtggcacctggtGCGGTTTTCTGCTTCTGTAGACCATCTGCAATGAGGTTCAACTTGTTTTGCATTCAGTATTGGATTCATTTTGTATCTTGCACATACCTGGGTTGTAATAAGGGGTTATTTGAATTGTTTCGGGATTTCTatgagctcaaagcagtctgtccATTCTCACTCTGACTTCTGTTCTGtcatcaacaagacattttcatcCAGGAaactgccactcactggatgtttttatttatttgtttgttcaaTAATCCTCTGTGAACCCTAGAGATGGCTGTGCAGGAAAATCTCAgtaaatcagcagtttctgaaatactcaggccAGGCCATCTAGCGCCAAACCACGCTGTGTAAGAAGtaacttaaatcacttttcttcctccttctgatgctcagtttgaacttcagcaggtcgtgtTGAACATGTTGAAATTCTACCATGTGACTGGCCAATTAGATGTTTGTGTTAATGAGTAGGAGAACTGGTGTAGAGGCCCGTGAGTATATGTCTGTATtttcttctgtgtgtttgttcagcagTCAATAGAGGGCACTCTT
Coding sequences:
- the fkbp14 gene encoding peptidyl-prolyl cis-trans isomerase FKBP14 isoform X1 — protein: MTLSNCRWRRADSSTVGAFVAEVGCHVWHSLHVFILNSVERESEIEVISSTSHDRKHGDKNPVWLTLGIREVLKGWDKGLQNMCTGERRKLTVPPSLAYGKEGKGKIPPGSTLIFDIELMEIRNGPRSHESFRDMDLNDDWKLSRLEVKEYLKKEFEKHGYSPNDTHHEVMVDDIFKNEDEDKDGFISAREFTYQHDEL
- the fkbp14 gene encoding peptidyl-prolyl cis-trans isomerase FKBP14 isoform X2, encoding MILFSLCSLLASLFVLVTGGKLPEPEVKIEVIHKPFMCHRKSKNGDMLLVHYEGFLESNGTMFHSSRKHGDKNPVWLTLGIREVLKGWDKGLQNMCTGERRKLTVPPSLAYGKEGKGKIPPGSTLIFDIELMEIRNGPRSHESFRDMDLNDDWKLSRLEVKEYLKKEFEKHGYSPNDTHHEVMVDDIFKNEDEDKDGFISAREFTYQHDEL